In Asterias rubens chromosome 15, eAstRub1.3, whole genome shotgun sequence, a genomic segment contains:
- the LOC117299885 gene encoding branched-chain-amino-acid aminotransferase-like protein 1 yields the protein MSNMSDQTRVLLWTVPRTCSSILLKSLSNIPDSQMIFELFSTAYNFGPDKLRPTFNNVVYNYEGIKLDGNGLLQLPGSGFMSSICTFEWVKRQLEADYQGKKVIIAKEMAPWLNGRYELIPKGYRHVFLIRSPYKVFPSWKKQKKTFLECMGGKLKPEDPVLDPLPQNTHPGLVYKEITDLLQHIKENNFDTDPIIIDSDDLLQNPKEILSAVCSRVGIPYSDSLLSWEAGVSVADQWMTSCEMKRMFNLEKFFLPFKNTTCFKKSVVPNNETPDFATFQPDVQRCLEYSMPYYVKLFEQRLKC from the coding sequence aTGTCCAACATGAGCGATCAGACTCGGGTTCTCCTATGGACCGTACCACGGACCTGCTCCTCAATACTTCTCAAGAGCTTGAGCAACATTCCCGATTCTCAGATGATCTTTGAGCTCTTTAGTACAGCGTACAACTTTGGTCCGGACAAACTCAGGCCAACATTCAACAACGTGGTTTATAACTACGAAGGCATTAAGCTAGATGGAAACGGCTTATTGCAATTACCAGGGTCAGGGTTCATGAGTTCAATCTGCACATTTGAGTGGGTCAAGCGACAACTTGAGGCGGATTATCAGGGTAAAAAGGTCATCATTGCTAAGGAGATGGCCCCTTGGCTTAATGGGAGGTACGAGCTCATTCCAAAGGGCTACCGGCACGTGTTCTTGATAAGGAGTCCTTATAAGGTCTTCCCATCCTGgaagaaacagaaaaaaaccttcttggAATGCATGGGTGGGAAGCTCAAACCTGAGGATCCTGTGCTTGACCCGTTACCCCAGAACACTCACCCTGGACTGGTTTACAAGGAAATCACTGATCTGTTGCAACACATCAAGGAAAACAACTTTGATACAGATCCAATCATCATAGACTCTGATGATCTGCTTCAAAATCCCAAAGAGATACTGTCAGCTGTTTGCTCAAGGGTAGGAATACCTTACAGTGACTCTCTTCTCTCCTGGGAAGCTGGAGTAAGTGTCGCAGATCAATGGATGACCAGCTGTGAAATGAAGCGTATGTTTAACCTGGAAAAATTCTTCCTGCCTTTCAAAAACACAACATGTTTCAAAAAGTCGGTGGTTCCTAATAACGAAACTCCTGACTTTGCAACCTTTCAACCTGATGTGCAGCGCTGTCTCGAGTATAGCATGCCTTACTACGTGAAACTGTTTGAACAACGGCTCAAATGTTAA
- the LOC117299886 gene encoding LOW QUALITY PROTEIN: branched-chain-amino-acid aminotransferase-like protein 1 (The sequence of the model RefSeq protein was modified relative to this genomic sequence to represent the inferred CDS: inserted 1 base in 1 codon) has product MSDQTRVLLWALPRTCSSILLKSLSSIPDSQMIYEFYSTANFYGPERVRPAPPEPTMKXIELDGNGLLKGPGSGFKSSIFTFEWVKRQLEADYQGKNVIIAKEMAQWLYGRYELIPKGYRHVFLIRSPYKVFPSWKKMRTELLRSSGIKISPEDPVLDQIPKEVSHPGEAYKEITDLWLHIKENNLDTDPIIIDSDDLLQNPKEILSAVCSRVGIPYSDSLLSWEAGVTVVGQWMVSSAFKNLMENTDFYQKTFRNSTCFKKPVPEKEIPDLATFSPDVQRCIYNSMSYYLKLFEQRLK; this is encoded by the exons ATGTCCGATCAAACTAGAGTTCTACTTTGGGCCTTACCACGGACCTGTTCCTCAATTCTACTTAAGAGCTTGAGCAGCATCCCTGATTCTCAGATGATCTATGAATTTTACAGTACGGCTAACTTCTATGGCCCAGAAAGAGTCAGACCTGCCCCGCCTGAGCCCACTATGA GCATTGAGCTGGATGGCAATGGGTTATTGAAAGGACCAGGGTCAGGGTTCAAGAGTTCAATCTTCACATTTGAGTGGGTCAAGCGACAACTTGAGGCAGACTACCAGGGTAAAAACGTCATCATTGCTAAGGAGATGGCTCAGTGGTTATACGGGAGGTACGAGCTCATTCCAAAGGGCTATCGACACGTGTTCTTGATCAGGAGTCCTTATAAGGTCTTCCCATCCTGGAAGAAAATGAGGACAGAATTGTTAAGGTCCAGCGGCATCAAGATCTCGCCTGAGGACCCTGTACTTGATCAGATACCCAAGGAAGTCAGCCACCCTGGAGAGGCTTACAAGGAAATCACTGATCTGTGGCTTCACATCAAGGAAAACAACTTGGATACAGATCCCATCATCATAGACTCTGATGATCTGCTTCAAAATCCCAAAGAGATACTGTCAGCTGTTTGTTCAAGGGTAGGAATACCTTACAGTGACTCTCTTCTCTCCTGGGAAGCTGGAGTAACGGTCGTAGGTCAATGGATGGTAAGCAGTGCTTTTAAGAACTTGATGGAAAACACAGATTTCTACCAAAAGACTTTCAGGAACAGCACATGCTTCAAAAAGCCAGTTCCTGAAAAAGAAATCCCTGATTTAGCAACCTTTTCTCCTGATGTGCAGCGCTGTATTTACAACAGTATGTCTTACTACTTGAAACTGTTTGAACAGCGGCTCAAGTAG